The Coregonus clupeaformis isolate EN_2021a chromosome 13, ASM2061545v1, whole genome shotgun sequence genome includes a region encoding these proteins:
- the LOC121579464 gene encoding WAS/WASL-interacting protein family member 3-like: MISQVLLTGTLCCLLPGLLDATPLKARAVGEVSIDSAKAHGFLSQSRPKRNVDPKWHRGTPDFQSYYKFYNSIGHIEGLYEIDRIRILYQQMRHLEQVYGPDASSYQNALGVITPPPTTAAPTTTTLPPTTQPPPTTLAPLSLTKADVLYLCNPKDPLCKAHIVYLPAGAIPVLCDPRYNPACKPQIGKVVIAAAPMEPAPAAPLEPAVEVPPPPPPPPKKSLQPPPPTPIVIKGMAYDCDPYWDPDCLIDHPPRPVQATEPPPPPPTLPAVVGEKEEVVKEEVVAEETVSPFDPYDYQRHLFDPYRYSDQAPDPQ; the protein is encoded by the exons ATGATTTCTCAGGTTCTCCTGACGGGGACACTATGCTGCCTACTGCCAG GTTTGCTGGATGCTACACCTCTGAAGGCTAGAG CTGTGGGGGAGGTCAGCATCGACTCCGCCAAGGCTCATGGCTTCCTGTCTCAGTCACGCCCCAAACGGAACGTCGACCCCAAGTGGCACCGCGGCACGCCTGATTTCCAGTCCTACTACAAATTCTACAACAGCATAGGCCATATTGAAGGA CTGTATGAGATTGACAGGATCAGGATACTGTATCAGCAGATGCGTCACCTGGAGCAGGTCTATGGCCCAGACGCCTCAAGCTACCAGAATGCCCTGGGTGTGATAACCCCACCACCCACCACCGCAGCTCCTACTACCACCACACTGCCTCCTACCACTCAGCCCCCTCCTACTACCCTAGCACCACTTTCTCTTACTAAGGCTGACGTCCTGTATCTGTGTAACCCCAAAGACCCCCTCTGTAAAGCTCACATCGTCTACCTGCCTGCAGGGGCCATCCCGGTCCTCTGTGACCCACGCTACAACCCTGCCTGCAAACCCCAAATTGGCAAGGTGGTCATTGCTGCCGCACCTATGGAGCCAGCTCCTGCAGCACCTCTGGAGCCAGCTGTTGAAGTacctcccccacctccaccccctcctaAGAAGTCTCTCcaacctcctcctcctactcccatCGTCATTAAAGGGATGGCGTATGACTGTGACCCTTACTGGGACCCTGACTGCCTGATCGATCACCCACCTCGCCCTGTCCAGGCGACtgagccaccaccaccaccccctactCTCCCCGCTGTtgtgggggagaaggaggaggtggtGAAGGAAGAAGTTGTTGCTGAGGAGACTGTATCACCTTTTGACCCCTATGATTACCAGCGTCACCTCTTTGACCCTTACCGCTATTCTGACCAAGCCCCTGACCCCCAGTAG
- the LOC121580329 gene encoding trimethyllysine dioxygenase, mitochondrial-like isoform X1, with translation MAQAVCIDGFTEMLAEAVNRRRRKSTKSELHPNHCTAINIIDWNTHEIRSTMYLARVFCRLHGYLQPISKAQAPLVSGLIRTQNEVRCWKYTAAPQSTSCHWQLQEECLELSYGGLMMHFDYVWLRDHCRSASCYNSKTNQRNLDTSNVELNIRPTNTRVDDENLFLTWPDGHVTRYNLSWLAQNSYEGQKQSAMQPRFIWNSDIYSNAKVPSANWDKFMTCDDELKKFLRNFLLYGIAFVEGVPPTVEATETVTQRVSLIRETMYGKMWNFTSDFSRGDTAYTKLALDRHTDTSYFQEPCGIQVFHCLRHEGTGGRTLLVDGFYSADQVLQKMPDNFELLARVPIKHEYIENVSDHRNHMIGIGPVLSVYPWNNEVYMIRYNNYDRAVINTIPHDIVKRWYVAHRELTTELRKPDNELWVKLKPGKVLFIDNWRVMHGRESFTGLRQLCGCYLTRDDVLNTARSLGLQA, from the exons ATGGCACAAGCTGTATGCATAGACGGCTTCACAGAAATGTTAGCAGAAG CTGTTAATCGAAGACGAAGAAAGTCCACGAAATCTGAATTACACCCAAATCACTGTACTGCTATCAACATAATTGACTGGAACACACACGAGATCCGTTCT ACAATGTATTTGGCTCGGGTGTTTTGCCGTTTACATGGCTATTTGCAACCCATTTCGAAAGCACAGGCTCCTTTGGTCTCTGGACTCATACGGACCCAGAATGAAGTGAGGTGTTGGAAGTATACTGCTGCTCCACAGTCGACGAGTTGTCACTGGCAACTTCAGGAAGAATGCCTTG AGCTCAGCTATGGAGGGCTTATGATGCACTTTGACTATGTGTGGCTACGGGATCATTGCCGCTCTGCCTCCTGCTACAACAGCAAGACCAACCAGAGGAACCTAGATACATCAAATGTGGAGCTGAACATACGTCCCACCAACACCAGGGTGGATGATGAGAATCTCTTCCTCACAT GGCCCGATGGTCATGTGACAAGGTACAACCTGAGTTGGCTGGCTCAGAACAGCTATGAGGGACAGAAGCAGAGTGCCATGCAGCCACGCTTCATCTGGAACTCAGACATCTATAGCAATGCCAAGGTGCCCTCTGCCAACTGGGACAAGTTTATGACCTGTGATGATGAACTGAAGAAGTTCCTTAGGAACTTTCTGCTGTATGGCATTGCTTTTGTGGAGGGTGTCCCACCGACTGTTGAGGCCACAGAGACGGTTACCCAGAGGGTCAGCCTCATCAG GGAGACTATGTATGGCAAGATGTGGAACTTCACTTCAGATTTCTCCCGAGGAGACACTGCCTACACCAAACTGGCCCTGGACCGTCACACAGACACTTCATACTTCCAGGAACCTTGTGG GATCCAAGTGTTCCATTGCCTTAGACATGAGGGAACGGGAGGAAGAACACTACTTGTGGATGGATTCTATTCTGCAGACCAAGTGCTCCAGAAGATGCCTGACAACTTTGAGCTGCTTGCCCGGGTGCCTATCAAGCATGAGTACATTGAAAATGTCAGCGACCACCGCAACCACATGATAGGCATTGGCCCTGTGCTCAGCGTGTATCCCTGGAACAATGAGGTGTACATGATCCG ATACAATAACTATGACCGTGCAGTCATAAACACTATCCCCCATGACATTGTCAAGCGATGGTATGTGGCTCACAGAGAGTTGACCACAGAGCTGAGGAAGCCGGATAACGAGTTGTGGGTCAAACTGAAGCCTGGAAAG GTTCTCTTCATTGATAACTGGCGTGTCATGCATGGTCGGGAGTCCTTCACAGGCCTGCGGCAACTGTGTGGCTGCTACCTGACCAGAGACGACGTCCTGAACACTGCCCGCTCCCTGGGTCTGCAGGCCTGA
- the LOC121580329 gene encoding trimethyllysine dioxygenase, mitochondrial-like isoform X2, which yields MAQAVCIDGFTEMLAEAVNRRRRKSTKSELHPNHCTAINIIDWNTHEIRSAPLVSGLIRTQNEVRCWKYTAAPQSTSCHWQLQEECLELSYGGLMMHFDYVWLRDHCRSASCYNSKTNQRNLDTSNVELNIRPTNTRVDDENLFLTWPDGHVTRYNLSWLAQNSYEGQKQSAMQPRFIWNSDIYSNAKVPSANWDKFMTCDDELKKFLRNFLLYGIAFVEGVPPTVEATETVTQRVSLIRETMYGKMWNFTSDFSRGDTAYTKLALDRHTDTSYFQEPCGIQVFHCLRHEGTGGRTLLVDGFYSADQVLQKMPDNFELLARVPIKHEYIENVSDHRNHMIGIGPVLSVYPWNNEVYMIRYNNYDRAVINTIPHDIVKRWYVAHRELTTELRKPDNELWVKLKPGKVLFIDNWRVMHGRESFTGLRQLCGCYLTRDDVLNTARSLGLQA from the exons ATGGCACAAGCTGTATGCATAGACGGCTTCACAGAAATGTTAGCAGAAG CTGTTAATCGAAGACGAAGAAAGTCCACGAAATCTGAATTACACCCAAATCACTGTACTGCTATCAACATAATTGACTGGAACACACACGAGATCCGTTCT GCTCCTTTGGTCTCTGGACTCATACGGACCCAGAATGAAGTGAGGTGTTGGAAGTATACTGCTGCTCCACAGTCGACGAGTTGTCACTGGCAACTTCAGGAAGAATGCCTTG AGCTCAGCTATGGAGGGCTTATGATGCACTTTGACTATGTGTGGCTACGGGATCATTGCCGCTCTGCCTCCTGCTACAACAGCAAGACCAACCAGAGGAACCTAGATACATCAAATGTGGAGCTGAACATACGTCCCACCAACACCAGGGTGGATGATGAGAATCTCTTCCTCACAT GGCCCGATGGTCATGTGACAAGGTACAACCTGAGTTGGCTGGCTCAGAACAGCTATGAGGGACAGAAGCAGAGTGCCATGCAGCCACGCTTCATCTGGAACTCAGACATCTATAGCAATGCCAAGGTGCCCTCTGCCAACTGGGACAAGTTTATGACCTGTGATGATGAACTGAAGAAGTTCCTTAGGAACTTTCTGCTGTATGGCATTGCTTTTGTGGAGGGTGTCCCACCGACTGTTGAGGCCACAGAGACGGTTACCCAGAGGGTCAGCCTCATCAG GGAGACTATGTATGGCAAGATGTGGAACTTCACTTCAGATTTCTCCCGAGGAGACACTGCCTACACCAAACTGGCCCTGGACCGTCACACAGACACTTCATACTTCCAGGAACCTTGTGG GATCCAAGTGTTCCATTGCCTTAGACATGAGGGAACGGGAGGAAGAACACTACTTGTGGATGGATTCTATTCTGCAGACCAAGTGCTCCAGAAGATGCCTGACAACTTTGAGCTGCTTGCCCGGGTGCCTATCAAGCATGAGTACATTGAAAATGTCAGCGACCACCGCAACCACATGATAGGCATTGGCCCTGTGCTCAGCGTGTATCCCTGGAACAATGAGGTGTACATGATCCG ATACAATAACTATGACCGTGCAGTCATAAACACTATCCCCCATGACATTGTCAAGCGATGGTATGTGGCTCACAGAGAGTTGACCACAGAGCTGAGGAAGCCGGATAACGAGTTGTGGGTCAAACTGAAGCCTGGAAAG GTTCTCTTCATTGATAACTGGCGTGTCATGCATGGTCGGGAGTCCTTCACAGGCCTGCGGCAACTGTGTGGCTGCTACCTGACCAGAGACGACGTCCTGAACACTGCCCGCTCCCTGGGTCTGCAGGCCTGA
- the LOC121580329 gene encoding trimethyllysine dioxygenase, mitochondrial-like isoform X3 has protein sequence MYLARVFCRLHGYLQPISKAQAPLVSGLIRTQNEVRCWKYTAAPQSTSCHWQLQEECLELSYGGLMMHFDYVWLRDHCRSASCYNSKTNQRNLDTSNVELNIRPTNTRVDDENLFLTWPDGHVTRYNLSWLAQNSYEGQKQSAMQPRFIWNSDIYSNAKVPSANWDKFMTCDDELKKFLRNFLLYGIAFVEGVPPTVEATETVTQRVSLIRETMYGKMWNFTSDFSRGDTAYTKLALDRHTDTSYFQEPCGIQVFHCLRHEGTGGRTLLVDGFYSADQVLQKMPDNFELLARVPIKHEYIENVSDHRNHMIGIGPVLSVYPWNNEVYMIRYNNYDRAVINTIPHDIVKRWYVAHRELTTELRKPDNELWVKLKPGKVLFIDNWRVMHGRESFTGLRQLCGCYLTRDDVLNTARSLGLQA, from the exons ATGTATTTGGCTCGGGTGTTTTGCCGTTTACATGGCTATTTGCAACCCATTTCGAAAGCACAGGCTCCTTTGGTCTCTGGACTCATACGGACCCAGAATGAAGTGAGGTGTTGGAAGTATACTGCTGCTCCACAGTCGACGAGTTGTCACTGGCAACTTCAGGAAGAATGCCTTG AGCTCAGCTATGGAGGGCTTATGATGCACTTTGACTATGTGTGGCTACGGGATCATTGCCGCTCTGCCTCCTGCTACAACAGCAAGACCAACCAGAGGAACCTAGATACATCAAATGTGGAGCTGAACATACGTCCCACCAACACCAGGGTGGATGATGAGAATCTCTTCCTCACAT GGCCCGATGGTCATGTGACAAGGTACAACCTGAGTTGGCTGGCTCAGAACAGCTATGAGGGACAGAAGCAGAGTGCCATGCAGCCACGCTTCATCTGGAACTCAGACATCTATAGCAATGCCAAGGTGCCCTCTGCCAACTGGGACAAGTTTATGACCTGTGATGATGAACTGAAGAAGTTCCTTAGGAACTTTCTGCTGTATGGCATTGCTTTTGTGGAGGGTGTCCCACCGACTGTTGAGGCCACAGAGACGGTTACCCAGAGGGTCAGCCTCATCAG GGAGACTATGTATGGCAAGATGTGGAACTTCACTTCAGATTTCTCCCGAGGAGACACTGCCTACACCAAACTGGCCCTGGACCGTCACACAGACACTTCATACTTCCAGGAACCTTGTGG GATCCAAGTGTTCCATTGCCTTAGACATGAGGGAACGGGAGGAAGAACACTACTTGTGGATGGATTCTATTCTGCAGACCAAGTGCTCCAGAAGATGCCTGACAACTTTGAGCTGCTTGCCCGGGTGCCTATCAAGCATGAGTACATTGAAAATGTCAGCGACCACCGCAACCACATGATAGGCATTGGCCCTGTGCTCAGCGTGTATCCCTGGAACAATGAGGTGTACATGATCCG ATACAATAACTATGACCGTGCAGTCATAAACACTATCCCCCATGACATTGTCAAGCGATGGTATGTGGCTCACAGAGAGTTGACCACAGAGCTGAGGAAGCCGGATAACGAGTTGTGGGTCAAACTGAAGCCTGGAAAG GTTCTCTTCATTGATAACTGGCGTGTCATGCATGGTCGGGAGTCCTTCACAGGCCTGCGGCAACTGTGTGGCTGCTACCTGACCAGAGACGACGTCCTGAACACTGCCCGCTCCCTGGGTCTGCAGGCCTGA
- the LOC121579875 gene encoding H/ACA ribonucleoprotein complex subunit DKC1-like: MADVEMNSAKKQKKKKEKTVADDDVGDIQESGDFLIKPESKVASLDTSQWPLLLKNFDKLNIRTAHYTPLPNGSNPLKRNIQDYVRTGFINLDKPANPSSHEVVAWIRRILRVEKTGHSGTLDPKVTGCLIVCVDRATRLVKSQQSAGKEYVGIVRLHNAIENEHTLARGIETLTGALFQRPPLIAAVKRQLRVRTVYESKLIEYDPERRLGIFWVSCEAGTYIRTLCVHLGLLLGVGGQMQELRRVRSGVLGERDNLVTMHDVLDAQWQYDHNKDETYLRRVIYPLEKLLVSHKRLVMKDSAVNAICYGAKIMLPGVLRYEDGIEMNQDIVVITTKGEAICIATALMTTAVISTCDHGVVAKIKRVIMERDTYPRKWGLGPKASQKKMMIQKGLLDKHGKANDSTPSDWKKGYVDYSASKPKAEGTGNGEAKRKREDSDSDAAATPAPSAPSTPSAEDLKKEKKKKKKEKKQKLEEAAAPEPAAETDGEVGESAKKKKKKKKKEVEAEAE, translated from the exons ATGGCGGACGTAGAAA TGAACTCTGCCAAaaaacagaagaagaagaaggaaaagACAGTTGCTGATGATGACGTTGGG GATATTCAGGAGAGTGGTGATTTTCTCATCAAACCAGAGTCCAAAGTTGCCAGTCTGGACACATCTCAGTGGCCATTGCTGTTGAAA AATTTTGACAAACTCAACATCAGGACAGCTCACTACACACCCTTGCCAAATGGCTCAAACCCTTTGAAGAGGAACATTCAGGATTATGTCCG GACAGGCTTCATCAACTTGGACAAGCCTGCCAATCCCTCCTCTCACGAGGTGGTGGCCTGGATCCGACGTATCCTGCGAGTGGAGAAGACTGGCCACAGTGGCACCCTGGACCCTAAGGTGACAGGCTGCCTCATTGTGTGTGTGGACAGAGCCACACGACTGGTCAAGTCCCAGCAGAGTGCAG GCAAAGAGTATGTGGGAATTGTTCGGCTGCACAATGCTATTGAGAATGAGCACACGCTTGCTAGG GGTATTGAAACCCTCACAGGTGCTTTGTTCCAGCGACCACCTCTCATCGCGGCCGTTAAGCGCCAGTTGAGAGTGAGGACTGTTTATGAAAGCAAACTCATTGAGTACGACCCAGAGAGGAGATTGG GTATTTTCTGGGTGAGCTGCGAGGCTGGTACATATATCAGAACCCTGTGTGTCCACCTGGGGCTCCTCCTTGGTGTTGGTGGTCAGATGCAGGAGCTGAGAAGAGTTCGCTCTGGTGTTCTGGGAGAGCGG GACAATTTGGTGACCATGCACGATGTGCTGGATGCTCAGTGGCAGTATGACCACAACAAGGACGAGACGTACCTGCGCAGAGTCATCTACCCACTGGAGAAGCTTCTGGTGTCGCACAAACGTTTGGTCATGAAAGACAGTGCA GTGAATGCGATCTGCTATGGCGCAAAGATAATGTTGCCTGGTGTCCTACGATATGAGGATGGCATCGAGATGAACCAAGATATTGTGGTTATAACGACCAAAGGAGAGGCGATTTGTATAG CTACTGCCCTCATGACTACTGCAGTGATCTCCACATGTGACCATGGTGTGGTGGCCAAGATCAAGAGGGTCATCATGGAACGTGACACTTACCCCCGCAAGTGGGGCCTGGGGCCCAAG GCCAGCCAGAAGAAGATGATGATCCAGAAGGGTCTGCTGGACAAACATGGCAAAGCCAACGACAGCACTCCATCAGACTGGAAGAAGGGCTATGTAGATTACAG TGCGTCCAAGCCCAAGGCTGAAGGAACCGGCAATGGTGAAGCAAAG aggaagagagaagacagCGATAGTGATGCAGCAGCCACCCCAGCACCCTCTGCACCTTCCACTCCATCGGCAGAAGACctcaagaaggagaagaagaaaaagaagaaggaaAAGAAGCAAAAACTAGAGGAGGCGGCGGCACCGGAGCCAGCAgcagagacagacggagag GTGGGTGAGAGTgccaagaagaagaaaaagaaaaagaagaaggaAGTGGAGGCAGAAGCGGAGTGA